One Hyla sarda isolate aHylSar1 chromosome 11, aHylSar1.hap1, whole genome shotgun sequence genomic window carries:
- the LOC130294910 gene encoding olfactory receptor 12D2-like: protein MEDFNGTLLNEFILTGFTIQPLLQKFLFAFVFLFYVLDVFGNLTIVSLVIRDPSLQSPMYFLLGNLSFLDMLFSSVTVPKLMVGFLMENAIAFKSCITQMYFFHGLGCTEGVLLAAMGYDRYVAICHPLRYVSIMRRSTCIILVLTSWFTGCSTALIHAIMASQLPFCNINRIKHFFCDVKPVIKLACKDIHVNEVTLVTVTGFLSTSTFSLTILSYIYIITHILKIKSSKGRSKVFSTCSSHLTIVILFYGTAMCTYLGPASETSLEKDKVAAILFTVITPTLNPIIYTLRNKEVRNSVRKLTHKLNVCRFCLTASCPSEKVHR from the coding sequence ATGGAGGATTTTAATGGAACATTACTCAATGAGTTCATCCTTACAGGATTCACCATTCAGCCATTGCTACAGAAATTCCTCTTTGCCTTTGTCTTCCTCTTCTATGTTCTTGATGTTTTTGGTAATCTCACCATAGTTTCCTTGGTGATCAGAGATCCTTCTCTACAGTCTCCAATGTATTTCCTGCTTGGTAACCTTTCCTTTTTGGACATGCTATTTTCTTCAGTGACAGTCCCAAAATTGATGGTTGGATTCCTCATGGAGAACGCCATTGCCTTTAAAAGTTGTATCACTCAAATGTATTTCTTTCACGGTCTGGGATGTACAGAAGGTGTCCTCCTGGCTGCTATGGGGTATGACCGATACGTTGCTATCTGTCACCCACTACGATATGTGAGCATAATGAGGAGGTCTACTTGTATTATACTGGTTTTGACGTCGTGGTTTACTGGTTGCAGTACTGCTCTAATTCATGCTATTATGGCATCTCAGCTTCCATTCTGTAACATCAATAGAATCAAACACTTTTTTTGTGATGTGAAGCCGGTAATAAAGCTGGCCTGTAAAGACATCCATGTGAATGAGGTCACCTTGGTCACAGTTACTGGCTTTTTAAGCACAAGCACCTTTTCGCTCACCATACTGTCCTACATTTATATCATCACTCACATCCTCAAGATAAAATCATCAAAAGGAAGATCCAAGGTGTTCTCAACATGTTCCTCACACTTGACCATTGTCATCTTGTTTTATGGGACAGCAATGTGCACTTACCTTGGCCCTGCTTCTGAAACTTCACTGGAAAAAGACAAGGTTGCTGCCATATTGTTTACAGTTATTACCCCAACATTGAATCCAATTATTTATACTTTAAGAAACAAAGAAGTCAGGAATTCTGTGAGAAAACTCACTCATAAGTTAAATGTCTGTAGATTTTGTCTAACAGCTTCATGTCCTTCAGAAAAAGTACATAGGTAA
- the LOC130294911 gene encoding olfactory receptor 12D1-like: protein MVGFLMENAIAFKSCITQMYFFHGLGCTEGVLLAAMGYDRYVAICHPLRYVSIMRRSTCIILVLTSWFTGCSTALIHAIMASQLPFCNINRIKPFFCDVKPVIKLACKDIHVNEVTLVTVTGFLSTSTFSLTILSYIYIITHILKIKSSKGRSKVFSTCSSHLTIVILFYGTAMCTYLGPASETSLEKDKVAAILFTVITPTLNPIIYTLRNKEVRNSVRKLTHKLNVCRFCLTASYPSEKVHR from the coding sequence ATGGTTGGATTCCTCATGGAGAACGCCATTGCCTTTAAAAGTTGTATCACTCAAATGTATTTCTTTCACGGTCTGGGATGTACAGAAGGTGTCCTCCTGGCTGCTATGGGGTATGACCGATACGTTGCTATCTGTCACCCACTACGATATGTGAGCATAATGAGGAGGTCTACTTGTATTATACTGGTTTTGACGTCGTGGTTTACTGGTTGCAGTACTGCTCTAATTCATGCTATTATGGCATCTCAGCTTCCATTCTGTAACATCAATAGAATCAAACCCTTTTTTTGTGATGTGAAGCCGGTAATAAAGCTGGCCTGTAAAGACATCCATGTGAATGAGGTCACCTTGGTCACAGTTACTGGCTTTTTAAGCACAAGCACCTTTTCGCTCACCATACTGTCCTACATTTATATCATCACTCACATCCTCAAGATAAAATCATCAAAAGGAAGATCCAAGGTGTTCTCAACATGTTCCTCACACTTGACCATTGTCATCTTGTTTTATGGGACAGCAATGTGCACTTACCTTGGCCCTGCTTCTGAAACTTCACTGGAAAAAGACAAGGTTGCTGCCATATTGTTTACAGTTATTACCCCAACATTGAATCCAATTATTTATACTTTAAGAAACAAAGAAGTCAGGAATTCTGTGAGAAAACTCACTCATAAGTTAAATGTCTGTAGATTTTGTCTAACAGCTTCATATCCTTCAGAAAAAGTACATAGGTAA
- the LOC130294912 gene encoding olfactory receptor 12D1-like — translation MEPMNRTSVSDFILIGLTDLPWLQKILFVVVLLFYKLDIMGNVIIIILAKKDPSLHSPMYFFLANLSFLDICFSSVTVPKMMVGFWIVNVISVKACILQMYCFHSLGFSEGVLLSTMGYDRYVAICHPLRYKVIMRKSVCIYLVLISWFAGLTTSLVNALMTSQLPFCNANRVHHFYCDVKPVITLACKDISVNKLTLTYFSGFICTGTFILTVLSYFYIITYLVTHQSSKGRSKAFSTCSSHLTIVMLFYGTAMCTYLGPDSETSINRDKIAAILFTLITPSLNPIIYTLRNKEVRKSLRNMFVTMPADT, via the exons ATGGAACCTATGAACAGGACCTCAGTATCTGACTTCATCCTCATTGGACTCACAGACTTGCCATGGCTTCAGAAGATCCTGTTTGTTGTTGTTCTCCTTTTCTACAAGCTTGATATTATGGGCAATGTCATTATCATTATTTTGGCCAAAAAAGATCCTTCCCTTCACTCCCCAATGTATTTCTTCTTGGCCAATCTATCATTTCTTGACATCTGCTTTTCTTCTGTGACAGTACCCAAAATGATGGTCGGGTTCTGGATAGTTAATGTGATCTCCGTAAAGGCCTGCATTTTGCAAATGTATTGTTTCCACTCATTGGGCTTTTCAGAAGGAGTCCTACTTTCTACCATGGGTTATGACCGATATGTTGCTATATGTCACCCTCTTCGGTACAAGGTCATTATGAGAAAGTCCGTTTGTATCTACCTTGTTCTCATATCATGGTTCGCTGGACTCACAACATCCTTGGTGAacgcactgatgacatcacagctgcCATTTTGTAATGCCAACAGGGTTCATCACTTCTACTGTGACGTAAAACCAGTGATAACATTGGCCTGTAAAGATATCAGTGTCAATAAACTGACTCTAACGTACTTCAGCGGATTCATTTGCACCGGCACCTTTATTCTGACAGTTCTATCCTATTTCTACATTATCACCTACCTTGTTACTCATCAATCTTCAAAAGGGAGATCTAAAGCCTTTTCAACATGTTCTTCACATTTGACAATTGTCATGTTGTTCTATGGGACAGCCATGTGTACTTACCTTGGCCCTGACTCTGAAACTTCTATTAACAGGGACAAGATTGCAGCTATATTGTTCACATTAATCACCCCATCCCTGAATCCTATTATTTACACCTTAAGGAATAAAGAAGTTAGAAAATCCTTGAGAAAtatgtttgtcacgatgccggctg ATACATGA
- the LOC130294913 gene encoding olfactory receptor 12D1-like, producing MEPWNTTSVSEFILIGLTDLPWLQKILFVVVLLFYQLDIMGNVIIIILAKKDPSLHSPMYFFLANLSFLDICFSSVTVPKMMVGFWIENLISVKACILQIYLFHSLGFSEGVLLSAMGYDRYVAICHPLRYKVIMRKSVCIYLVFISWLAGLTTSLVNALMTSQLPFCNANRVHHFYCDVKPVITLACKDISVNKLTLTYFSGCICTGTFILTVLSYFYIITYLVTYQSSKGRSKAFSTCSAHFTVVMLFYGTAMCTYLGPDSETSIESDKIAAILATVITPSLNPIIYTLRNKEVRKSLRNLLKTTQY from the coding sequence ATGGAACCTTGGAACACGACCTCAGTATCTGAATTTATCCTCATTGGACTCACAGACTTGCCATGGCTTCAGAAGATCCTGTTTGTTGTTGTTCTCCTTTTCTACCAACTTGATATTATGGGAAATGTCATTATCATCATTTTGGCCAAAAAAGATCCTTCCCTTCACTCCCCAATGTATTTCTTCTTGGCCAATCTATCATTTCTTGACATCTGCTTTTCTTCTGTGACAGTACCCAAAATGATGGTCGGGTTCTGGATAGAGAACCTTATCTCTGTAAAGGCCTGCATTTTGCAAATATATCTCTTCCACTCATTGGGCTTTTCAGAAGGAGTCCTACTTTCTGCCATGGGTTATGACCGATATGTTGCTATATGTCACCCTCTTCGGTACAAGGTCATTATGAGAAAGTCCGTTTGTATCTACCTTGTTTTCATATCATGGTTGGCCGGACTCACAACATCCTTGGTGAACgcgctgatgacatcacagctgcCATTTTGTAATGCTAACAGGGTTCATCACTTCTACTGTGACGTAAAACCAGTGATAACATTGGCCTGTAAAGATATCAGTGTCAATAAACTGACTCTAACGTACTTCAGCGGATGCATTTGCACCGGCACCTTTATTCTGACAGTTCTATCCTATTTCTACATCATCACTTACCTTGTTACTTACCAATCTTCAAAAGGGAGATCTAAAGCCTTTTCTACCTGTTCTGCACACTTTACGGTTGTCATGTTGTTCTATGGGACGGCCATGTGTACTTACCTTGGCCCTGACTCTGAAACCTCTATTGAAAGTGACAAGATAGCAGCTATATTGGCAACAGTAATTACTCCATCATTAAATCCTATTATTTATACCTTGAGGAATAAAGAAGTTAGAAAATCATTGAGAAACTTGTTAAAGACCACACAATATTGA
- the LOC130294914 gene encoding olfactory receptor 12D1-like gives MEPMNRTSVSDFILIGLTDLPWLQKILFVVVLLFYQLDIMGNVIIIILATKDPSLHSPMYFFLANLSFLDICFSSVTVPKMMVGFWIENLISVKACILQIYLFHSLGFSEGVLLSAMGYDRYVAICHPLRYKVIMRKSVCIYLVFISWLAGLTTSLVDALMTSQLPFCNANRVHHFYCDEKPVITLACKDITVNKLTLTYFSGFISTGTFILTVLSYFYIITYLVTHQSSKWRSKAFSTCSAHFTVVMLFYGTAMCTYLGPDSETSIESDKIAALLATVITPSLNPIIYTLRNKEVRKSLRNLLKTSQY, from the coding sequence ATGGAACCAATGAACAGGACCTCAGTATCTGACTTTATCCTCATTGGACTCACAGACTTGCCATGGCTTCAGAAAATCCTGTTTGTTGTTGTTCTCCTTTTCTACCAGCTTGATATTATGGGAAATGTCATTATCATCATTTTGGCCACCAAAGATCCTTCCCTTCATTCCCCAATGTATTTTTTCTTGGCCAATTTATCATTTCTTGACATCTGCTTTTCTTCTGTGACAGTACCCAAAATGATGGTCGGGTTCTGGATAGAGAACCTTATCTCTGTAAAGGCCTGCATTTTGCAAATATATCTCTTCCACTCATTGGGCTTTTCAGAAGGAGTTCTACTTTCTGCCATGGGTTATGACCGATATGTTGCTATATGTCACCCTCTTCGGTACAAGGTCATTATGAGAAAGTCCGTTTGTATCTACCTTGTTTTCATATCATGGTTGGCCGGACTCACAACATCCTTGGTGGACgcgctgatgacatcacagctgcCATTTTGTAATGCCAACAGGGTTCATCACTTCTACTGTGACGAGAAACCAGTGATAACATTGGCCTGTAAAGATATCACTGTCAATAAACTGACTCTAACGTACTTCAGCGGATTCATTAGCACCGGCACCTTTATTTTGACAGTTCTATCCTATTTCTACATTATCACTTACCTTGTTACTCATCAATCTTCAAAATGGAGATCTAAAGCCTTTTCTACCTGTTCTGCACATTTTACGGTTGTCATGTTGTTCTATGGGACGGCCATGTGTACTTACCTTGGCCCCGACTCTGAAACCTCTATTGAAAGTGATAAGATCGCAGCTTTATTGGCGACAGTAATTACTCCATCATTAAATCCGATTATTTATACCTTGAGGAATAAAGAAGTTAGAAAATCCTTGAGAAACTTGTTAAAGACCTCACAATATTGA